One genomic segment of Longimicrobium sp. includes these proteins:
- a CDS encoding sodium:solute symporter family protein: protein MKLALVDWLIVAAYFVLSAAIGLAYTRRAGKSVSEYFVSGRSVPWWLAGTSMVATTFAADTPLAVTGMVATNGIAGNWLWWNMVMSGMLTVFFYARLWRRAGVMTDVEFTELRYSGKPAAILRVFRALYMALPINLIIIGWVNLAMLKILGVTLGIAPVQALVVMFVVTMAYSVLSGLWGVLVTDFVQFGIAMGGSIILAIFAVNAVGGIDTLVARLPEHYGSADAALSFFPRSDAAWMPLTAFLAYLSVQWWATSYPSAEPGGGGYIAQRIFSARTERDGMLATLWFNIAHYAIRPWPWILTALCVVVLYPDLEDPATGYIRAVVDLLPTGFRGLMIAAFAAAYMSTIATQLNWGASYLINDLYLRFVNPHAEQRKVIALSRLATVVTFIMGSGVTYILYWVGSIEGAWRIMIALGAGTGLVYIFRWYWWRINAWSEISAMIAALVSFAALTGLGIYDPVDPLEGAHLMLATTVITTIVWVSVTFLTAPTDEAKLVDFYRRVRPGGRGWRPVQALAGFPGEPVAEGALGLANWVAGVVSVYATLFGVGRLLFGAYTEAALYLLAAAIAFAVIARNLGRGEEVHRLREPVGEPAGGAAE from the coding sequence ATGAAGCTCGCCCTCGTCGACTGGCTGATCGTGGCCGCGTACTTCGTCCTTTCCGCGGCCATCGGCCTCGCCTACACGCGCCGCGCGGGGAAGAGCGTGTCGGAGTACTTCGTCTCCGGCCGCTCCGTGCCCTGGTGGCTCGCGGGCACGTCGATGGTGGCCACCACCTTTGCCGCCGACACGCCGCTGGCGGTCACCGGGATGGTGGCGACGAACGGGATCGCCGGGAACTGGCTCTGGTGGAACATGGTGATGAGCGGAATGCTCACCGTGTTCTTTTACGCCCGGCTCTGGCGGCGCGCGGGGGTGATGACCGACGTGGAGTTCACCGAGCTGCGCTACAGCGGCAAGCCGGCGGCCATCCTGCGCGTCTTCCGCGCGCTGTACATGGCGCTCCCCATCAACCTGATCATCATCGGCTGGGTGAACCTGGCCATGCTCAAGATCCTGGGCGTGACGCTGGGGATCGCGCCGGTGCAGGCGCTGGTGGTGATGTTCGTGGTGACGATGGCGTACTCGGTGCTCTCCGGGCTCTGGGGCGTGCTGGTGACGGACTTCGTGCAGTTCGGGATCGCGATGGGCGGGTCCATCATCCTGGCGATCTTTGCCGTGAACGCCGTCGGCGGCATCGACACGCTCGTCGCGCGCCTTCCGGAGCATTACGGCTCGGCCGATGCCGCGCTCTCCTTCTTCCCGCGCAGCGACGCGGCGTGGATGCCGCTCACCGCCTTCCTGGCGTACCTCTCCGTGCAGTGGTGGGCGACCTCGTATCCCAGCGCGGAGCCGGGCGGGGGCGGGTACATCGCGCAGCGCATCTTCAGCGCCCGCACCGAGCGCGACGGGATGCTGGCGACGCTCTGGTTCAACATCGCCCACTACGCCATCCGCCCCTGGCCGTGGATCCTGACCGCGCTCTGCGTGGTGGTGCTCTACCCGGACCTCGAAGACCCCGCCACTGGCTACATCCGCGCCGTCGTGGACCTGCTCCCCACCGGCTTCCGCGGGCTGATGATCGCGGCGTTCGCGGCGGCGTACATGTCCACCATTGCCACGCAGCTCAACTGGGGCGCGTCGTACCTGATCAACGACCTGTATCTCCGCTTCGTGAACCCGCACGCCGAGCAGCGGAAGGTGATCGCGCTCTCCCGCCTCGCCACCGTGGTGACCTTCATCATGGGCTCCGGCGTCACCTACATCCTGTACTGGGTGGGCTCCATCGAGGGCGCGTGGCGCATCATGATCGCACTGGGGGCGGGGACGGGGCTGGTGTACATCTTTCGCTGGTACTGGTGGCGCATCAACGCGTGGTCGGAGATCAGCGCCATGATCGCCGCGCTGGTCTCCTTCGCCGCGCTCACCGGCCTGGGCATCTACGACCCCGTGGACCCGCTGGAGGGCGCACACCTGATGCTCGCCACGACGGTCATCACCACGATCGTCTGGGTGTCCGTCACCTTTCTGACCGCCCCCACCGACGAGGCGAAGCTGGTGGACTTCTACCGCCGCGTGCGCCCCGGCGGCCGCGGGTGGCGCCCGGTGCAGGCCCTCGCCGGCTTCCCCGGCGAGCCCGTGGCCGAGGGCGCGCTGGGGTTGGCCAACTGGGTCGCGGGCGTGGTGAGCGTTTACGCCACCCTCTTCGGCGTCGGCCGCCTGCTCTTCGGCGCCTACACCGAAGCCGCGCTCTACCTCCTGGCCGCCGCCATCGCCTTCGCCGTCATCGCCCGGAACCTCGGCCGCGGCGAGGAGGTGCACCGGCTGCGGGAGCCGGTGGGCGAGCCGGCAGGGGGAGCGGCGGAGTGA